A stretch of Paenibacillus sp. URB8-2 DNA encodes these proteins:
- the rpsT gene encoding 30S ribosomal protein S20 translates to MPNIKSAVKRVKTTEKRRALNVSQKSALRTAVKAADLALEGTEVETAKAAFQVASQKLDKAVTKGLVHKNAAARKKSRLAKKLNALSAQA, encoded by the coding sequence ATGCCAAACATTAAATCCGCGGTAAAACGCGTTAAGACAACGGAAAAACGCCGCGCGCTGAACGTTTCCCAAAAGTCCGCGCTTCGTACAGCTGTTAAAGCTGCCGACCTCGCGCTGGAAGGTACGGAAGTAGAAACTGCCAAAGCCGCTTTCCAAGTTGCTTCTCAGAAGCTGGACAAGGCCGTAACGAAAGGTCTGGTTCATAAAAATGCGGCTGCCCGCAAGAAATCCCGCTTGGCTAAGAAACTGAACGCTCTTTCCGCTCAAGCGTAA
- the gpr gene encoding GPR endopeptidase, with the protein MELDLQLYSVRTDLAVESKEMAQGLNNMPIPGVNEEVEESDGIKITRLAVSNDAGSQRIGRAIGNYVTLEIPGLRGGDTGLQQKVSEAFAREFEGFMSRIGIGKNASVLIVGLGNWNVTPDSLGPLVVENALVTRQFYELMPDQVSPGYRNVSAVAPGVLGLTGIESSEIVQGIVDRTKPDAIIAIDALASRSLERVNTTIQIADIGIHPGSGIGNKRRGLTREVLGVPCIAIGVPTVCYASTIVGNVLEMMRSHFGGADGRTKEIMGLLDSISEQERLALVKEVLEPLGHDLIVTPKEIDEFIEDIANVVATGLNAALHDAVDPGNVGAYTH; encoded by the coding sequence ATGGAACTGGATCTGCAGCTTTATTCAGTGCGTACCGACTTGGCGGTAGAGTCCAAGGAAATGGCCCAGGGCTTGAACAACATGCCGATTCCCGGCGTGAACGAGGAAGTGGAGGAATCGGACGGGATCAAAATTACGCGGCTTGCCGTGAGCAATGATGCCGGCTCTCAGAGAATCGGCCGGGCGATCGGCAATTATGTCACACTGGAAATCCCGGGACTTCGAGGCGGAGATACGGGACTTCAGCAAAAAGTGTCCGAAGCTTTCGCCCGCGAGTTCGAAGGTTTTATGTCACGGATCGGCATCGGCAAAAACGCTTCCGTGCTCATTGTCGGGCTCGGCAACTGGAATGTGACTCCGGATTCGCTGGGGCCGCTTGTGGTGGAGAACGCCCTGGTTACCCGCCAGTTTTACGAGCTGATGCCGGACCAGGTATCTCCCGGCTACCGCAATGTCAGCGCGGTCGCTCCCGGCGTGCTGGGGCTGACCGGAATCGAATCAAGCGAGATCGTCCAGGGCATTGTCGACCGAACGAAGCCGGACGCCATTATCGCCATCGATGCCCTGGCCTCCCGTTCGCTGGAGAGGGTCAACACGACGATTCAAATTGCTGATATCGGCATCCACCCCGGTTCCGGCATCGGCAACAAGCGGCGCGGGCTGACACGTGAGGTGCTGGGCGTCCCATGCATCGCAATCGGCGTGCCGACGGTATGCTACGCCTCCACCATTGTGGGCAACGTGCTGGAAATGATGAGAAGCCACTTCGGCGGGGCGGACGGGCGCACCAAGGAAATTATGGGGCTGCTGGACAGTATTTCCGAACAAGAGCGGCTGGCTCTGGTTAAGGAGGTTCTTGAGCCGCTCGGCCATGATCTGATTGTAACGCCGAAGGAAATTGACGAATTTATCGAAGATATCGCCAACGTTGTGGCAACCGGACTGAATGCGGCGCTGCATGACGCCGTTGATCCCGGCAACGTCGGCGCTTATACTCACTGA
- a CDS encoding stage II sporulation protein P, translating into MNRKWFHLWNIGRLRSKALDALALGRTMLLLACGSLVFFILLGTGGMAGEKLDNSPLPSMKGLAASLSGGLFKEILGMEVPHLPKTTEASALSGGKVTSFVFQLLTSVNPGDPKSLLSREVPGMAADDAVLLRKGSGGVEGAPVDYHPGTDELATPAPTSGGSGGTQESPLPENSDAPAPSSAPAKDTEPSDTDMKRIMIYHSHPREAYNPLLSAKSDNPSSADPSKNVMLVGSFIAQRLEKRGIGTLHSEVDYATNVADYNWNFSYKYSRVTVKTAMTENEEMTELIDIHRDSQRHDKTTTVIGGKSYAQVYFILGRSNKDWKKNEEFANKIHQLLEKRYPGVSRGIWGKSSGKGNNGEYNQSISPNSVLIEVGGIDSTEAELKATSDVLADAIADLYWSSHKAEKANAEAGTANSGTGTEPAAQ; encoded by the coding sequence ATGAACAGAAAATGGTTTCATCTGTGGAACATTGGCCGTTTGCGTTCAAAAGCGCTTGACGCTTTGGCGCTCGGCAGGACGATGCTGCTGCTCGCCTGCGGTTCCCTGGTCTTCTTCATCCTGCTGGGAACCGGAGGCATGGCGGGAGAAAAGCTGGATAATTCGCCGCTTCCTTCGATGAAAGGTCTTGCGGCTTCCCTCTCCGGCGGACTATTCAAGGAGATTCTCGGGATGGAGGTTCCACATCTGCCCAAGACCACGGAAGCGTCCGCGCTGTCGGGAGGGAAAGTCACAAGCTTTGTCTTTCAGCTTCTTACCAGCGTGAACCCGGGGGACCCAAAAAGCCTGCTGTCCCGGGAGGTGCCGGGAATGGCCGCCGACGACGCCGTGCTGCTGCGCAAAGGTTCCGGCGGAGTGGAGGGCGCCCCGGTCGACTATCATCCTGGAACGGACGAGCTTGCGACGCCGGCGCCGACCTCAGGGGGCAGCGGCGGCACGCAAGAGTCGCCGCTGCCGGAGAACAGCGACGCTCCGGCGCCGTCCTCCGCTCCCGCAAAGGATACGGAACCTTCGGACACGGATATGAAGCGGATTATGATCTACCATTCCCATCCGCGCGAAGCGTACAATCCGCTGCTCTCCGCGAAGAGCGACAATCCAAGCTCCGCCGATCCTTCCAAAAATGTCATGCTGGTGGGGTCCTTCATCGCCCAGCGGCTGGAGAAACGGGGCATCGGCACCCTCCACTCGGAAGTGGACTATGCTACTAATGTCGCCGATTATAACTGGAACTTTTCCTATAAATATTCCCGGGTGACCGTCAAGACGGCGATGACCGAGAATGAGGAAATGACCGAATTGATCGACATCCACCGCGACTCGCAGCGGCATGACAAGACGACTACGGTTATCGGCGGAAAAAGCTACGCTCAGGTGTATTTTATTCTCGGGCGTTCAAACAAGGACTGGAAAAAGAATGAGGAATTCGCAAATAAAATTCATCAGCTACTGGAGAAACGGTATCCGGGTGTTTCCCGCGGCATCTGGGGCAAATCGTCGGGCAAAGGCAATAACGGGGAGTACAACCAGTCGATATCGCCGAACAGCGTCCTGATCGAGGTGGGCGGAATAGACAGCACCGAAGCCGAACTGAAGGCAACCTCCGATGTGCTGGCGGACGCCATCGCGGATTTATATTGGAGCAGTCATAAGGCAGAAAAAGCAAACGCCGAGGCTGGAACGGCCAATAGCGGAACGGGCACGGAACCGGCTGCCCAATAA